Genomic window (Mesotoga sp. Brook.08.105.5.1):
CTTAGCTGGACGTGCACACACCCCGTCGACGATGAAGCCGTCGACACCCCTCTCGAGAGGGGATTAAAGAGCTCTTCAAGGCTTCAGGAGATCCTAGATCCTTACTTGGCCTCTTTGCTTTCCCCTCATCTCTACTCTCTCCATTTTCACCCCTTCTTAGTCTACTATTCCTAACTTACTTGTCCAATTCCCCTGGGGGGTGAATACCTCCGGCAAAGCACCTTCTTACCGGTCCGCCTTCTTTGAAAAAGGAAATTGAATAATATGCACGCAGTGATCCGAAAATTCTCAGTCTTTCTCTTCTGTTCATGCTGTAATGTTTCAAAAAGGTTTGCCGAAAAAAGAAAACAACTTTCAGGTTATCTCTCATCTTTTCCCATATTTCTGCGATAATACCACCAAAATTCTTTCTTATAATTTGTTTGAAAATGATTTGAAGAAAGTGCAGGTGAACATGAACCTCGACATAGAAGCACAGCAAGCGGCAATTAATTACCAGGTACAGCAGAACTGACAGTGGAAAACTTCATGAGCTTTCTCACCCCATCCCTCAAAGCCGGGCCGACAAGGTCCGGCCTTCCTGTTGTCTGTGTTCTTGCTAATGAGAATGTTGCTGGAGGCTTATCTGGGATAATAGATCATGGGATTCAGATAGAAGATCATTCATGATTAGAGATCTGCAGACACCATTTTTGCGAAAGGCTTTTGAGTATTGATGCATGAGAATCCGCCGCGGAGTGAAGAGGAAACTTACAATGAGCAGAATACGGAAAATCAGCAAGATCTTGACTGGGAGAGCCGCCGTTGACGGTGCCGGAGTGAAGCTCGTTAGAGTAGTTGGTCAAAGAGACGTTGAGGATTTCGATCAGTTCTTGCTGCTGGATGCCTTTGATTCGACAAATCCGGAGGACTACATTAAGGGCTTTCCATGGCATCCTCATAGGGGCATTGAGACCGTGCCTTATCTTGTAAGCGGCATTATAGACCACGGTGATAGTTTGGGCAACAAAGGCGAAATACTCGACGGAGACTGTCAATGGATGACTGCAGGGTTGGAGATCATTCATCAAGAGATGCCCAAACCCTCGGCACGATTGCTTGGAGCACAGCTCCGGCTTAATCTTTGTGCCAGGGACAAAATGGCAAATCCTCAATATGGAGACATAAAGAGTCAGGATTTTCCTGCTGTAGATGAAGAAGGTTCAATAGTGCGCGTAATTGCGGGACCTTACAAGAACATCACCGGAGCATTCGAAGGAAGATATGTGAAGGCCAGTATCTAGATGTGGAGGTCAAAGCCTGAAAAGAGTGGTCATTCGAGACCGGTGATGATATGACTCTCTTCATCTATATACTGTTGGGGAGTGGAACATTCGATCCCAGTGAAGAGGAAACCATTGACAGCAAGCGAGCGGTTCTCTTTGGCGATGGAGATACCTTCTAGGTGAGGGCAGGAAGTGAGGGGATAAGGTTACTGCTGTTTTCAGGGAAACCCCTTAAAGAGCCTGTTGCATAGGGAGGTCCCATAGTCATGAACACCAGGGAAAAACGGGATGTTGCCTTCCGAGAACTGAGCAAGAACACCTTTGTGAAGCATGGATGAGACCTGCTCGACCATCTATAGAGTAATTATGAAGGCAAGTGTTTGACCTAAATGATTGTAGAAGAGATATCCTGCCCTCCAATAAGCAAGAATTCTGTGCGTTGATGCTGGCCAGTCGTAATGTGAGTTCATAAGGGATTATTGAACGATCACAATGGACTGAACCTAGTAGCAAAACAGGTCTCTTCACCGAATTTGCCTCGTGAAAAGCCATACTAACCAAACATTTGGCCATCCATACCTTCCTTCCAGATTGTTACTTAAATCAAGAGAGTACTATTCAATCTGCTAAGTATTCGCTCCGCACATATGTATAATCTGTTCATACGATGGCTTTGGCGCGTGATCGGGCCAATCTCCGAGTAGTACTGGCGGCAAAGCCCGGAATACTCTGGAGGTGCTTTATGAAAGCTTTTTGGCTTGTTAGGACTTCGCTACTGATAATCCTTCTACTTTCGTCTGGGGTGCTTTTTGCCCTGAACTCAGAGACACCTGTTGATGGGTACAAACCTCCAACAGAAGTGTCAGGAACCGTTGCCGAAGATACTGTTTGGACGAGGGATCGAAGTCCATACTTGGTGAGGTCTAGTATCACCGTTTCACCTAATGTGATTCTTACGGTCGAACCGGGGGTGGAGATTCTCATCGTCCAAAATCAGGACTTCATAGTTGACGGAACTCTGAGGGCTGTTGGCAACAAGGAGAACCCGATCATCTTCACCGGAACTGCTCAGGTACCTGGATGGTGGCGATCTATAAACATTCGTAATGAGGGTTCTGCCTTTCTTGAATGGTGCGAAATATCCTTTGCGGGTGCTTCAACAGGAGCAGGAATTCTCAAGGCAGGATCGGGTTCTCTGAGAGTAACTAACTCAATCATCCGAAGAGTCCGAGGCGATGGTCTCAGAATATCTTCGGGGTACTCTTTTTTTGAAAGCCTGAACAACCTATTCATGTATAACACGAATGGAGTCAGGATCGGGATAAACTCATCCTTCTTTGACCAGACTTCGAATTTCGTTTCAAACGAAGTAGACATCCATCTTGACGGAGGAACTATCAGCTCGAATGTAAGGTGGGGAGCCGGCGGCGATTATTCCATGACGGTTACCGGGGATGTGACGGTGGGTGTCGGGGCTTCTCTTGAGATAGCTCCAGGAACTGTTCTCAAGTTCAGGCAAAACAACAGGATTTTGCTCTACGGTGAACTTCAGGCGAGAGGAGAAGAGAGCCGGCAGATCTTTTTCACTGATCTGCGTGACGACTCCGTGGGTGGAGATGCAAATGGTGACGGGAACGAGACTCTACCCGAGAATGGTGGGTGGAGATCGATCAATATTCTGAACGAGGGCTCAGCCGTTCTTGAGTGGTGCACTCTTGCCTACGGGGGAAGATCAGATGGAGCTACTCTTCTAAAGAGCGGCGCTAGTTTTCTAAGAATATCGAATTCAACGATTATTAACAGTGCCGGAGATGGACTAAGAGTAGCTGCCGGGTACTCTCTATTTGAGTCTTCGAACAACTATTTCGGGCACAACTCAGTTGGTCTGCGGCTGGGGATAAACTCATCTTTCTCAGATCTCACTTCGCGATTTGAAGGTAATGATCTAGATATCCACCTTGACGGAGGCACAATAAACACGAATGTTGTCTGGGGAGCTAACAGCGATTACTCTATGGTTACCAATGGAGATATAACCATCGCTGCAGGCGCCACATTGGAGCTCAAAGCCGGAACCGTGATTAAGATGAGGCAGAACAACAGGATTCTAGTATACGGTCACCTTGAAGCAAAGGGTAGAGAAGACGCTCCCATAAACTTGACCGACTTTCGAAACGATTTAGTCGGCGGAGATGCCAACGGGGATGGCGATGAGACTTCGCCGGAGATTGGTTGGTGGCGGAGCATAAGTCTTCTGAACGAGGGCAGCGCGAGTTTCCATTACTGTGTCATTGGCTATCTGGGAGCAAGTGATAGAGCCGGAGTAATTAAGAACAGCACCGGAGCCTTTTCAATCCTGCACAGTACCATACATGATGTCGCGGGTGACGGATTGAGAGTTGACAATGCGGTAGGCGGCACCGAAGTGAGATACACGACATTGTCTCACAATTCAGGTTCAGGATTGTATTACAAGACCGACGGAGTAAAGACGGAAGCTTTGAGTATTGTTTCTAATGCCATTGGAATAAGGCTTCTTGCCGGCAGTTCGATTGAGGTGGACGAAGTAACGTATTTTGATGAAAATAGTATCGCCGTACAGATTGAACCAGGTACAGTTTTGGGAGATGTAGTGTGGGCGACTCCAGGATATATATCGATTCTGATGAATGGTAGCGTGACTATTGCTGCCGGAGCGAGCCTCATAGTGAAGCCGGAAACTGTTATCAAGATAGCGCAGAATTCTATGTTTGCTGTCGATGGAAAGCTCATTGCTTTAGGTACCGAGGAATCACCCATCTTTTTCACCGATCTTCGAGACAACACTGTTGGCGGTGAAATACCTGGAGCAGAATCACCACCGGAGGCCGGCTGGTGGAGATCTATAAGTATCCGCAACGACGGTTCTGCTTACTTCGATTGGTGCAGAATCTCCTATGGCGGTAGAACCGATGGTGGAACGATAGTTAAGAGTGGGAGAGGTGCTCTTTCGGTATCGAATTCTGTCATAGCTAATACTTCTGGGGACGGACTCCGTATAGCGGCAGGATACTCTTCATTCGAGCATTTCGACAACCGGTATGTAAGCAATACGAATGGAGTGCGAATAGGTATAGGTTCTTCTTTTGTCGATCAGACAACAACCTTCGAAGGGAATGCGGTCGACATTCACCTCGACGGCGGGACTGTTAACGGAGCAGTAGCCTGGGGATCAAGCAGTGATTATTCTATGATAGTTACGGGAGACGTGAATATCGCAGCGGGGGCTTTACTTAGTATTCATTCCGGTTCTGTCATTAAGTTCAGGCAGAATAACAGAATTATCGTTTACGGAGTTCTAGAAGCGACGGGCAATGAGAATCTGCCTATCTACTTCACCGATCTTAGGGATGACTCAGTTGGCGGAGATGCAAATAGAGACGGCGAGGAGACGGTTCCGGCTTCTGGCTGGTGGAGATCGATCAGTATTTTGACAGATGGGAAAGCAGACTTCGAGATGTGCGTGATCAGATACGCGGGGTATGGAGATAAGGCTGGAGTCTTGAAGAATAGTTCGGGACACGTCGCAATGTCGCATACACTTGTTGAGCACATTGCAGGAGACGGTTTCAGAGTTGACAATGCAGCCGGCGGGGTTATGGTTAGAGAATCTACCTTCTCTCATAACTCGGGAGCAGGAATTAACTACCGGACAGATGGAGTGGTTATCGAGGGATCTTTCTTCGAATCCAACGATATTGGTATAAGGGCCGTAGCGAACAGCTCGCTGTCGATAGATGAAAGGACACACTTTGCCGAAAACAACCGCGATATTCACGTAGATGCGGGAACCATAAGTGGAGAAATAGTCTGGAGAGTTCCTGAGCATACCACCCTGTTCTTGAGCGGAAGCACTTCTATTTCCAGAGACGCAAGACTGGAAATACTGGCCGGCACAGTTGTCAAAGTGGCGCAAAATACTTCTATAACAGTTGATGGCGAACTTATCGCTATAGGAACTGAGCAATCGCCTGTCCATATAACCGATCTCAGAGATGATTCTGTAGGCGGAGACACGAATAGAGATGCCGAAGCCACAGCGCCGGATAGAGGCTGGTGGAATTCAGTGAACATAAGGGAGTCAGGAAAGGCCAAACTAGATTGGATTACCATAGGGTACTCCCAGAGCGGGATCATTCGTAGCGGATCAGGATCTTTCACACTAACCAATTCTACTATCCATAATGTCACAGGAGATGCGCTAAAGCTTCTCGCCGGGTATTTAAGTCTTGAACTCTCAAACAATTCATTCATAAGTAACGGGACTGGGGTACGGCTGGCAGTTAATGTCTCTTTCGACGACCGGTTGGCAAGATTCGAAGAAAACGGAACCGATGTATTTGTAGATGGAGGAATGATAACCTCCGACGTAGTATTCGGCCTGAGCAGTGAGTACTCATTCTACGTGTCTGGGGAGTTAACCATTTCTAAGAACGCAATATTGGAAATCAAATCTGGAACAGTTTTGAAGTTTGCTGCCTACAGGGGATTACGGGTTTCCGGTAGCTTAAAGGCCGCAGGGACTGAGTTTGCGCCGATTGTTTTCACCGACTGGCGGGATGACTCATTTGGAGGAGATTCTAATCGTGACGGCGATGATTCTCTTCCTGAACCAGGTTGGTGGAGAGGTATCTACATACAGGAAGAAGGGAGCGCAGAGCTTGAGTGGGCTATCGTTATGTATGCCGGTTACGGGGACAAGGCAGGTCTTTTCAAGACAGGTTCTGGATCATTGATCGCCAAGAATGTGTCGGTCTCAAGGACTGCCGGCGATGGTCTTCATCTAAGCAACAGCACTGGATTCATAGAAGTTTTTGAGTCTTCGTTCTCTGGAAATTCAATCGGAGTAGGGATTTCCTCCTCGCAGACCGTTCCTATATCTTTCACTGACTGTATCTTCGAAGAGAACACCATCTATGGTGTCAGAAACGATAGTCAGGTCGAGGTAGTTGCTGTAGATTGCTGGTGGGGTGACATTACAGGTCCGCACCATCCTTCTCTCAACTATCGAGGAACGGGGAATTCAGTAAGTGACAATGTGACGTTCGATCCCTGGACAGGAAAAGAAGAGCTTGAATACGAGTTGGATACGGAAGAAACTATAACCGAAGAAGAGGTAATTGGAGAAGTCTTTGCAGCCGAATGGGTAGAGGTTTTCGCCGATGGAATATGCTTTGAGGTTCCGTCGATCTGGTATGACGATTCTCAAGAGTATAGGCGCGAACTGGAGGACGACGAAGATTCGAAGGCCGTCAGCAGATGGTTCGATTCTGAACCCGGCTCGGAGAATGTTTTCTTTGTTATTGCTCGAGTGAGGCCCGAGTTTCTTGAAGATGAAAAAGAGGAGATCAGACTCTCTATGGAGGTTGTTGAAGAATCGGAAAGGCTCATTGCCGGTCAACCCGGCATATGGATAGAACTTACGGCGCCCCAGTGGGACGTTGAGAGAACAATCTACTCACATGTCTATCAGCCCGATGAAGACGGGTACTGTCTATCGATTGGATTTGCGGTTAAGGTGGGTTTTTGGAGCCAGAATGAACCGATTCTTGAGAGAATTGTGGATACATTGAGATACTGTGTGAACTGAACGACGCCACAGTATGTGTTCGCAAAGCAATCAATGCAGGAACGATGGCACTGACTGTGTCTTTCAGTCGATAAGTTTCTTTGACTACTTAGTCGTCGAATGCCGATAAGTCGTCTCTGCCGAATGGATTGTCTTTCACACGATTGAGGTGTCTCAATCTGAAGGCAAAGTAAATTATGCCAATGATCTCCCATACTATGAAGAACAAGAAGAATGAAGCACTGAAATCTGCCCCGACCTGATAAAGAAGAATGAGCAATATCACTATTGAAAACACGGCCCCGAAAACCGGGATTAGGGTAAACCATTTCTTATTAACTATTGCGGGAGCTCTCTCTTTGAGCCTTGGATCATTCTTCAGTCTGAAGACTGCAAACATCGTTGGGACGATTACTGCTATTCCGCCTATTGAAGCGAAGGCTGCGAATAGGTTTAGGCCGGATTCGCCAACTGAAATCAGCATAATTGAAGAGAGAAGCCAAATAATCGTCAGCAAAACCCATGGTGTTCCTCTCTTGTTGACCAGTCCGAGTTTTGAGGGGAATACTCGGAGTTTACAAAGTGCGAGCAAAGATCTAGTCCCCCACATGTATGTCGCGTTAATCGTTGTAGCAATTGCGAGTATCGGGCCGCCGAATGCGAAGACGTAGAAAAGAAATCCGCTGAGGTAATTCGAAGCTACGTCGTTAAGAGTGCCATTAGTCATTACATCTTCTCCTACTCCAAACGAGACGATTGCCATCAGGAGATAGCAGACCAAGACAACCGAGAGAGAGAAAATCACCGAAAGCGGGAGATTTCTCCTGGGATTTTCTACTTCTCCGCCAAGCTCTATCACGGCGTTAGAGCCTGCGAATGTGAAAGAGAGTAGTGCCGAAGCGTATATTATCGAACCGATCCCTTTCGAGAAAACGCCTTCGAGGTTGCTCGCTTCGATTCTGCCAATGCCCGGCACAGTGTAAATTGTGATAGCAATAAAAAGTAGAGCTACAGCGAGGATTTCCACTCTCGAAGCCATTTTAAGACCCATAAGGTTGACTACATAGAAGAAGGTGAGAATAATCAGAGCTACGGGCACAAGAGAGATCCCATCCCAGATACCCTTCATATATGATGCCAGCGCAAGCGCGTTCAACGGAAACAGGCCGACAAATGCACCGAAGAGATAGGCCCAGAGACCGAGAAATGCGGCTTTGGGTGAAAAGAGGAAAGCGCCGTACTTGAAAGTTCCGCCTGTCGTGGGAAGTGTCGATCCGAGCAGCATGACATTTATCATAATAATTGCCATGGGAGCAAAGGCAACGACGAATGCAAGTATTGTTCCTACCCCCGCACTCTGAGAAGCGATCGGCATGTAGATGAATATTCCTGCCCCGATTGTCATCCCCACTTCCAGTGCGACCAGATCCCAGAACTTCATAGTCTTCTTCATCTATTCCACCTTTCTGAGTACAAACCAAGAACTTTCGCTCAACTCATGAGTGCCTCTCATGATGCATCTTTTATTATACATTGTGTCTATCCTTTGCTGAAAGGGATCTCAGTTTCGACTCTCTTTAGATCAGGATTTCTTGCCTTCCCACAGGTTCTGCTACTTTGGTCGTCATATGCTGAGATGATTCCTTATATTGTGTATAGTATTTAGAGATGCTTCGGGGAGTCGCCATTACAGGTATTGTTGTTATAGAGGTGAATCTTCGTCTGGCAGAAGGATCCGTTGGCACTGTATTGCACAAGTTCGTTAGTGAAAAGGATTTTTGCTGTCATGCTTGATAGGGATTATACTTGAGAGAACTCCTTTTCGTTGGTGGTAAAGTTATGTCTAAGACAATTACTGTTTCCATGTGGATATTGATCGCTTTGGCCTCGTGAGCAGTGTCGCGTTAAATTTCCCTCTTTTCCACTCGTTTATCGAAATTACGGCGATTTTGATCGCCAGAGTTTTGGTTTCTATGGCATTCATTTCCAGGGATAAGAACGTACTCGTGCTGAGAATGGGATATCTCTACAGCGTAGTAATGGTCCTGGATGTTCTTCACACAATCTCGTTGCCGGGATGGGTGTCTTTTCTTCCTGGACGGCAAATCAGCCGACACAGTTCTGGATTCTGGGTCGGTTGATAGAGGCTTCCGGTCTGGCGTTGGCGCTGGTTCTGCCTAAGAAATAAAATCTAAATATTGGCTATTTTGCAGGGTTCATTATTGCAGGAGCCCTTGGAAAGACCACGATCTCCCTTGGATACTTTCCTGAATGTTTCATTATGGGAACAGGTCTAACTTCATTCAAGATTTCTATGGAATATGTAGTAATTGGAATCATAATGTTGAGCATCTATTTTCTTTTTAGAAGCAATTCTCCAGACGTTCTCCCGTACAGAAAGTACTACTTTCTGGCTCTTCTTATGACCGCTGCCGGTGAGATAGTTTTTACGACCTATACCGACGTGTACGGTTTTTCTAACATGCTTGGCCATGTTTTCAGAGTGATATCTTATTTCGTTATCTTGCAGGGGATAGTCTACAGGTCCATTCGCGAGCCGATCGACAGCCTTTACAACAGAATCAGCAAGACCCAGGAAGAGCTTAATGCAATAATGAGCGAGACTACTGAGATAAAGGATCCATACACAGCAGGTCACCAGAAGAGGGTTGCCATACTGGCAGAAGAGATAGCAAGAAAGATGTGACTTTCACAGGATGACCGAAATGTGCTTTCGTTAGCCTCCAGGCTCCACGACACCGGGAAGCTGTTCATACCTGCAGATATACTCAACAAACCCGGAAAGCTTAATGAGATTGAATGGGCGTTAATCGAGAATCATCCCGAGGAAGGCTTCAAAATCCTGAAGGATCCATTTCGGTCCGCCCGTTGCAGAAATAGTCAGGCAGCATCACGAGAGAATCGATGGATCCGGTTATCCGAGAGGTCTGAAAAACGAGGAGATAATGCTTGAGACAAGAATTCTTGCAGCTGCAGATTTTGTCGAGGCCATAGGCTCCCATCGTCCTTACAGACCCGCACTGGGACTTGAGATGGCCCTGGAAGAGATTAAATCAGGAGTTGGCACGAAGTATGATGAAGAAGTCGTCAAAGGCTGTCTTGAGCTATTCAGTTCGGGTTTCTTGCCAGACTAGATATCAGATTTCAAACTGCAGAAGCTCTCTTCCAAAGAACTGTGGAAGTTATGAACTGCATCGGATAATGTGAATTTCGATCTGGATCACAAAGTATCTGTTTTCATGTTGATATTCAGTCTGCTCAGAAGCACAACATCCTTCATGGAACTCTTGCCGCATACAATTCGATTAGGTTTAAGGAACGGAATTAAGATCTTGCTAATTCGAGGTGGTAAGGTCTGTGACACAGACCTTTTACACTTTCGGCTATAAAAAGTCCCGATTGGTCTTTCATTGTAGTAAGCTTTTCGATTCAGCGAAGGCTCTCATGAGAACGAGTATTCCGGAAATTTCAGATGCAACCGCGCAACTTTCCGTTTTTGACATCACGATTATTTATCTCGGTGATATTAGTAGCCTCTCTTCGATACTTCACAGCACCCAATCAAATATAATGAAACGAATATGAACAACTATTGATCCTGGGATTGTTCTCAAAGGGATGCAGAAGTTGTTGATCATGAGATGGAGGAATAGATGATGAGAAGAATGTCAGTAATGGTATTTCTGATTTTTATTTCGGTTTTTCTGGGGGCAAGGCTAAATGTAGTAAAGTCTCTAGCTCTTGGAGGAAGCGGCAACGACGAGGCAAGCGACGTTAAGATTCTCGAAGATGGATCCGTTGCGATTTCAGGGTACACAGACTCTTCTTCTGGAGGGATTGTTTCTACACACGGTCAGGAAGACTTCCTTATAGTGAAACTTGACAGTGACTTGAATCTTCAGTGGTGGAAAACCTTTGGTGGAAGCAAGAGAGATATTGCTGAGGCAATAGCCCTAACTGCTGACGGGGGATACTTGCTGGCAGGTCTGACGGAATCTGCAGATGGTGATGTGACCAATAACAAAGGTATTGGTGATTTCTGGGTGATCAGGCTTTCGACTGAAGGCGAACTCATCTGGGAGAGAACACTTGGGGGCAGCGGGCAGGATCATGCATACGATGTACTTGAGAAACCTTCAGGCAATATTCTGGTTGCAGGATACACAAGATCTGCTGACGGAGATGTCTCTTGCTATGATTGGGGAGAAGACTTCTGGATAGTAGAACTGGATTGTGAAGGCAATATGGTGTCTCAATGGGTAGTTGGCGCTTACAGATCTGAAGATTGCGCGCAGAGACTTTACCTGGGAGAGGATGGGTCAATTTATGCAGTCGGCTACTTTGCGTACAGAGACTGTGGAATAAGCTGCAACTACGTGGACAACCAGATGTCGATCTTGAAGATCTCGGCTGCTGGGGAAGTCGAATGGTTTGATCAGTTCGGAGGTCAGTGGTTTGAGGATGGCTTCGATATAGTTGCAGAGAGTGATGGCGGTGCTATAGCCATTGGTTCACAGGACGCCGGGGTATCACTGTTTTCGAATGGACTTGGTGGAAAGGACTTCTGGGTCATTTCGGTCGATGATGAAAGTAATGAGCTGTGGAGCAAGAACTACGGCGGGAGTTTCACGGACGTTGCGCGCTGTATAGTTCTTACAGATGATGGGAACTTGATTGTAGCTGGACAGACAACTTCTAACGACATCGATGTCAAAGAAAATTCCGGCATGAATGATGCTTGGATCATGAAACTGGATTCTCAAGGAAGGATAATAGATACTGTATCTTTCGGCGGTTCCGGGGATGATGTCGTCAATTCAGCCTATATTGAAGGGAACAGGATCATATTCGCAGGGTATTCCATGTCCTATCAAGAGGGCAATGCAGAAAATAGAGAGAAAGATCTTTGGCTATTTGAAGTAGCTAATTAGGGCTTCCTGTTAGTCATTGAATTTCTGCAGCTGACGCATTGCTCCTTCTATTTGCCAAAATGCAGCATATTCGGGAGTTTTCCCGTTTTCTTCAACGGGCTTTCCCTCGAATTTCCACCAACGGGTTTCATATTGAGTAACAAGCTTTCAAAGACTTCTGAATAGCCGATCCATTTATCTAGGATGTCCTATTGATCTCCGCGTGGATAAGTGGGTATCTCGTAAAGAGCGGAGCGGCACTCTGCTTGCCCCTGCTTTATGGTCTCGCCAGAATCTGTGCTACAATCAGTTTGGAGTGCCTCTGCTGTTTACGGAGTGTGAGCTGTATGGGTCTTTATGCGATAATTACCGCCGATATCATCCAATCAAGGAAGCAAGAAATTCCGGTGGAGAGTATTCGGAATTCGATCGAGGGTTTTGGTTCGGAGTATCTCGCAAAGCCATTCGCCATATCTAGAGGAGATGAGATTCAGGGTGTATTGTCTGAGCTGGGGGCTCTACCGATACTTGTTCGAAGGTTGAGATACATTGTGCGACCCTTCAGGCTAAGAATTGGGTTAAGCATAGGCGAAATCGATAAGAAGGAGCTTGAGAAGGCCGGTTCTTCTTGGGATTTAAGCGGCAGAGTCTTCTTCGATGCGAGAACGGCGCTTGATAGTGCGAAGCAAAGTAAGATTTCCAACACTTTCTTCGTTCATGATAACGAGTTACTATCAATTGCCATGAATAACTCTTTATCTTTGCTTGAAACTGTTGAGAGGAATTGGACTGAAAAGCAGTGGGAAGCCGTTCATGTATATGAAGCCAAGGGGACTTACGAAAAGGCGGCTAAGGCTCTGGGAGTGACAGCCCCGACGGTTCAGGAACACTGTGAAAAGGCCAGCTGGAATGTGGTAAGAGCTGCCGAAATGGGGTTGGCGAAGTTGATCGATTTGTCGCTTGGAAATTAGTTTATTCAGCCTTATATTTGTAAAATTAGTCTATATAACCTTATTTCAGCTGAATAAGTCTTTAAGATCTTATCACAAGTATATTCCACGACAAACGTGCATCTACTGGGGTATTAACGGAGGCCACCATGACAGGATTAGTGATACCTTTAGCGCTTTCGATTCTAGCGCATGTACTTGCCGATTTCTTGTTTCAGACAGACTCGATGGCAAACGAAAAGAATAATGTTCAGATGAAGGGATTCCTGAAACACTGGTGCGTTGTGTTTGTAACTCTTCTGGTTCTTATGCTCC
Coding sequences:
- a CDS encoding right-handed parallel beta-helix repeat-containing protein: MKAFWLVRTSLLIILLLSSGVLFALNSETPVDGYKPPTEVSGTVAEDTVWTRDRSPYLVRSSITVSPNVILTVEPGVEILIVQNQDFIVDGTLRAVGNKENPIIFTGTAQVPGWWRSINIRNEGSAFLEWCEISFAGASTGAGILKAGSGSLRVTNSIIRRVRGDGLRISSGYSFFESLNNLFMYNTNGVRIGINSSFFDQTSNFVSNEVDIHLDGGTISSNVRWGAGGDYSMTVTGDVTVGVGASLEIAPGTVLKFRQNNRILLYGELQARGEESRQIFFTDLRDDSVGGDANGDGNETLPENGGWRSINILNEGSAVLEWCTLAYGGRSDGATLLKSGASFLRISNSTIINSAGDGLRVAAGYSLFESSNNYFGHNSVGLRLGINSSFSDLTSRFEGNDLDIHLDGGTINTNVVWGANSDYSMVTNGDITIAAGATLELKAGTVIKMRQNNRILVYGHLEAKGREDAPINLTDFRNDLVGGDANGDGDETSPEIGWWRSISLLNEGSASFHYCVIGYLGASDRAGVIKNSTGAFSILHSTIHDVAGDGLRVDNAVGGTEVRYTTLSHNSGSGLYYKTDGVKTEALSIVSNAIGIRLLAGSSIEVDEVTYFDENSIAVQIEPGTVLGDVVWATPGYISILMNGSVTIAAGASLIVKPETVIKIAQNSMFAVDGKLIALGTEESPIFFTDLRDNTVGGEIPGAESPPEAGWWRSISIRNDGSAYFDWCRISYGGRTDGGTIVKSGRGALSVSNSVIANTSGDGLRIAAGYSSFEHFDNRYVSNTNGVRIGIGSSFVDQTTTFEGNAVDIHLDGGTVNGAVAWGSSSDYSMIVTGDVNIAAGALLSIHSGSVIKFRQNNRIIVYGVLEATGNENLPIYFTDLRDDSVGGDANRDGEETVPASGWWRSISILTDGKADFEMCVIRYAGYGDKAGVLKNSSGHVAMSHTLVEHIAGDGFRVDNAAGGVMVRESTFSHNSGAGINYRTDGVVIEGSFFESNDIGIRAVANSSLSIDERTHFAENNRDIHVDAGTISGEIVWRVPEHTTLFLSGSTSISRDARLEILAGTVVKVAQNTSITVDGELIAIGTEQSPVHITDLRDDSVGGDTNRDAEATAPDRGWWNSVNIRESGKAKLDWITIGYSQSGIIRSGSGSFTLTNSTIHNVTGDALKLLAGYLSLELSNNSFISNGTGVRLAVNVSFDDRLARFEENGTDVFVDGGMITSDVVFGLSSEYSFYVSGELTISKNAILEIKSGTVLKFAAYRGLRVSGSLKAAGTEFAPIVFTDWRDDSFGGDSNRDGDDSLPEPGWWRGIYIQEEGSAELEWAIVMYAGYGDKAGLFKTGSGSLIAKNVSVSRTAGDGLHLSNSTGFIEVFESSFSGNSIGVGISSSQTVPISFTDCIFEENTIYGVRNDSQVEVVAVDCWWGDITGPHHPSLNYRGTGNSVSDNVTFDPWTGKEELEYELDTEETITEEEVIGEVFAAEWVEVFADGICFEVPSIWYDDSQEYRRELEDDEDSKAVSRWFDSEPGSENVFFVIARVRPEFLEDEKEEIRLSMEVVEESERLIAGQPGIWIELTAPQWDVERTIYSHVYQPDEDGYCLSIGFAVKVGFWSQNEPILERIVDTLRYCVN
- a CDS encoding APC family permease, with amino-acid sequence MKKTMKFWDLVALEVGMTIGAGIFIYMPIASQSAGVGTILAFVVAFAPMAIIMINVMLLGSTLPTTGGTFKYGAFLFSPKAAFLGLWAYLFGAFVGLFPLNALALASYMKGIWDGISLVPVALIILTFFYVVNLMGLKMASRVEILAVALLFIAITIYTVPGIGRIEASNLEGVFSKGIGSIIYASALLSFTFAGSNAVIELGGEVENPRRNLPLSVIFSLSVVLVCYLLMAIVSFGVGEDVMTNGTLNDVASNYLSGFLFYVFAFGGPILAIATTINATYMWGTRSLLALCKLRVFPSKLGLVNKRGTPWVLLTIIWLLSSIMLISVGESGLNLFAAFASIGGIAVIVPTMFAVFRLKNDPRLKERAPAIVNKKWFTLIPVFGAVFSIVILLILLYQVGADFSASFFLFFIVWEIIGIIYFAFRLRHLNRVKDNPFGRDDLSAFDD
- a CDS encoding HD domain-containing phosphohydrolase, producing MHFGPPVAEIVRQHHERIDGSGYPRGLKNEEIMLETRILAAADFVEAIGSHRPYRPALGLEMALEEIKSGVGTKYDEEVVKGCLELFSSGFLPD
- a CDS encoding SatD family protein — protein: MGLYAIITADIIQSRKQEIPVESIRNSIEGFGSEYLAKPFAISRGDEIQGVLSELGALPILVRRLRYIVRPFRLRIGLSIGEIDKKELEKAGSSWDLSGRVFFDARTALDSAKQSKISNTFFVHDNELLSIAMNNSLSLLETVERNWTEKQWEAVHVYEAKGTYEKAAKALGVTAPTVQEHCEKASWNVVRAAEMGLAKLIDLSLGN